The Elusimicrobiota bacterium sequence CATGGTGAAAGAATTCGAGCGTTGTCTCAGGCTGGATGGCATGAAACGGTTTGCAGGTCCGAAAGGAAAGGGGACGCCACGGTGAACATACGAAACGCAGTTCCTCAAAAACAGGGGTTATACGATCCCGCCTTTGAACACGACGCCTGCGGCATCGGGTTCGTCGTTAACATCAAAGGAAAAAAATCCCACCAAATCGTCGCCCAATCCCTGGAGGTTCTGAACAATTTAAACCACCGCGGCGCCTGCGGGTGTGAAGCCAACACGGGCGACGGCGCGGGCATCCTGATTCAGCTCCCCCACGCGTTTTTGGTCAAGGCGGCCGCCGCCGATAAAATCGTTCTTCCCTCGCCCGGCCATTACGGCGTCGGCATGATATTTTTCCCCCGGGACGAGAAAGCCCGGAAAGAGGCCGAGGCGCGGTTTGAGAAAATCGTGGCCGAGGAGGGTCAGGTCTTTTTGGGATGGCGCACGGTTCCCACGAATAATGCCGCCCTGGGCCGGACGGCCCAAGCCGGGGAGCCTTTCATCCGGCAGGCGTTCCTAGGACGGGCCAAGTCGGTCAAAGACGAGGCGGCCTTCGAGCGCGCGCTCTACCTGATCCGGAAACGCGCCGAGCACGGCATTCAATTTCCGAACGAGGCCGGGTCCAACCGGTTTTACATTCCCAGCCTCAGCTCCCGCACCATCGTTTACAAAGGGATGCTGTTGGCCAGCCAGATGGAGGAGTATTACCCGGAGCTGAAGGACCCCTCCTTGACGTCCGCTTTGGCGCTTGTTCACTCCCGCTTTTCCACCAACACGTTCCCCAACTGGAACCGGGCGCACCCCTACCGATACATCATCCATAACGGCGAGATCAACACTCTCCGCGGCAACATCAACTGGATGCACGCCCGCCAGTCGATGATGAAGTCCGAGGTTTTCGGCGATGACTTGAAAAGGCTCCTTCCCGTGATCGATACGGACGGGTCCGACTCCGCCATGTTCTACAACTGCTTGGAGTTTTTAGTATTGGCCGGGCGGAGTTTGCCCCACGCCATGATGATGATGATCCCCGAACCCTGGGCGAACCACGAAAGCATGTCCGAGGAGAAAAAGGCGTTCTACGAATACCACGCCTGCTTGATGGAGCCCTGGGACGGGCCCGCCTCCATCGGGTTCACCGACGGGGTCCGCGTCGGCGCCGTGCTCGACCGCAACGGCCTGCGCCCGTCCCGATATGTCGTGACCAAGGACGACGTGGTGGTGTTGGCCAGCGAAGTGGGGGTGTTGGACATCGCCCCCGAACGTGTGCTCCAAAAAGGTCGCCTTCAGCCCGGCCGGATGCTGTTGATCGATACGGAACAGGGCCGCATCATTTCCGACGACGAGATTAAGAAAACCGTGGCGTCCGAGCATCCCTACCGGGAATGGCTCGAAAAAAACAGGATCGCCTTGGAAGATCTTCTGGACCAGGACAAACCGGTCCATGAGGAGCATAGCACGGCGTTCTCCAGCGGCAACAGGCCTTCGGGTACAGCTACGAGGACCTGCGGGTCGTGATGGAGCCCATGGCCCGGAACGGGGTGGAGCCCGTGGGCGCCATGGGGACGGACACGCCCCTGGCCGTCCTTTCCGACAAGCCCCAACTTCTGCCCAACTATTTCAAACAGCTTTTCGCCCAGGTGACAAACCCGCCCATCGATTGCATCCGGGAAGAGATCGTCACCTCGGCCGCCACCGCCATCGGCGGCGAGCGGAACATTCTCCAACCGACCCCCGAGAGTTGCCGGTTGATCGAACTGAAAAGCCCGATCCTCACCAACGAGCAGTTGGAAAAACTCCGTCACGTGAAAGAGCCGGGGTTCCGGGCCGTGACTTTGCCGATCCTGTTCGATCCCCTGGGCGGGGGCCCCGCCTTGAAGAAGGCCTTGGACGACCTTTTCGCCGATGCGGATAAAGCGGTGGCGGGTGGGGTGAACATCCTTGTGCTGTCGGACCGGGGCATTGGTCCGAAGAAGGCGCCGATCCCGGCGCTCCTGGCCGTGGCCGGGTTACACCACGACATGATCCGGAAGGGCACCCGCATGAAAGTGGGGCTTGTTCTGGAGTCCGGGGAGCCGCGGGAAACCCACCATTTCGCCGTGCTGTTGGGCTACGGAATGGGGGCCGTCAACCCCTATCTGGCCTACGAGACCATCGACGACATGATCCGCCAGGGGATGTTGTTGGACATCGACCACAAAACCGCCGTCAAAAATTACGTCAAGGCGGCCACCAAAGGTGTGGTCAAAACTATTTCCAAGATGGGGATTTCCACCATCCAAAGTTACGGCGGGGCCCAAATTTTCGAGGCCGTGGGGTTGAATCAGGAGGTGGTGGACCGTTATTTCACCGGGACTCCCTCCCGCGTCGCCGGGGTCGGGTTGGACGTGATCGCCGAGGAGGCCCGTCGAAGGCACCACCGCGCCTTCCCGAATATTCAAACGGACGGGCAGGCCCTGGACGTGGGCGGAAATTACCAGTGGCGGAAAGAAGGCGAGAATCATCTTTTCAACCCCGAGTCCATCCATCGGCTCCAGACCGCCTGCCGGACCAACCGCTACGATATGTACCAGAGCTACGCCGCTCTGATCAACGACCAGTCGAAGACCCATTACACGCTCCGGGGACTCCTGGATCTCAAGCCGGCCGGACGGCCGATCCCGATCGACGAGTGGAATCGGTCGACGCGATTTTGAAACGGTTCAAGACCGGCGCCATGAGTTACGGGTCGATCTCCCAAGAGGCCCACGAGTCCCTGGCCATCGCCATGAACCGCGTGGGGGGGAAGTCCAATACCGGGGAAGGGGGCGAGGATCCCGAGCGATACAAGCTTCTTCCCAACGGCGACTCCAAAAACAGCGCCATCAAACAAGTGGCGTCCGGTCGGTTCGGCGTGACGAGCTTGTATTTGGTCAACGCCAAGGAAATCCAAATCAAGATGGCCCAGGGCGCCAAGCCCGGGGAAGGCGGCCAGTTGCCGGGAACCAAGGTTTACCCCTGGGTGGCCCGCACCCGCCACACGACGGCGGGCGTCGGTTTGATTTCGCCCCCGCCGCACCATGACATCTATTCCATCGAGGATTTGGCGGAGTTGATCCACGATTTAAAAAACGCCAACACCGCCGCCCGCATCAGCGTCAAACTGGTGGCGGAGGTGGGTGTCGGCACCGTGGCCGCCGGGGTGGCCAAGGCCCACGCGGACGTCGTTTTGATTTCCGGGTTCGACGGCGGGACGGGGGCTTCCCCCCAATCCTCCATCAAACACGCGGGTTTGCCCTGGGAATTGGGGTTGGCGGAAACCCACCAAACCCTCGTGTTGAACAATCTGCGGAGTCGAATCACGGTGGAGACGGACGGGCAGTTGAAGACCGGTCGGGACATGGTGATCGCCGCGCTCCTGGGGGCGGAAGAGTTCGGGTTCGCCACCGCCCCTCTGGTGGTATTGGGGTGCGTCATGATGCGGGTGTGCCATTTGAACACCTGCCCGGTGGGGGTCGCCACCCAGGATCCAAAACTGCGAAAAAAATTCACGGGCGATCCGGCCCATGTGGTGAACTTCATGCGGTTCGTCGCCCAGGAGGCCCGGGAGCTCATGGCGCAAATGGGGTTCCGAACGATCAACGAGATGGTGGGCCGGGTGGACCGCTTGGAGGCCCGGAAGGCCGTGGACCACTGGAAAGCCAAGGGGCTGGATTTTTCCAATATCCTCTTCGCTCCGGTGGCGGGGCCCGAGGTCGGCCGTTATCGGCAAATGGACCAGGACCACGGTTTGGACGATTCCCTGGATCGGAAGGTTCTCATGGAACTTTGCAAACCGGCCCTGGAGCGCGGGGAGAAGGTCAAAGCCCGGGTGCCTGTTCGGAATCGAAACCGGGTGGTGGGCACCCAGGTGGGAAGCGAACTGACCAGGCGGCACGGCGCCAAGGGGTTGCCCGACGATACCATTGAGCTCACGTTTCATGGGTCCGCCGGCCAAAGCTTTGGCGCCTTCATTCCGCGGGGAATGACCCTGACGCTGGAAGGGGACGCCAACGATTATTTCGGCAAAGGGCTTTCGGGCGGGAAACTGATCCTCACGCCCCCGCTCGCGGCGGGATACGTGCCCGAAGAGAACATCATCGTCGGCAACGTGGCGTTTTATGGGGCCACGTCGGGCGAAGCCTACATCCGTGGTTTGGCGGGGGAGCGGTTCGCCGTTCGAAACTCCGGTGTGCACGCGGTGGTCGAAGGGGTGGGCGACCACGCTTGCGAATACATGACGGGCGGGCGCGTGGTCGTTTTGGGGCCCACGGGGCGCAACTTCGGCGCCGGGATGACCGGCGGCGTGGCGTACGTGTGGGACGCGGCCGGCGATTTCAAAAAGAAGGTCAACAAAGAGATGGTGGAGATCGAGCCCATGGAGGAAGAGGACGTTCAGGAAGTCCACGGGCTATTGGTCAAACATCTTCTCCACACCACGAGCACCGTGGCCAAGCAAATTTTGGAGGAAGGGCCCTCTTTGATCCGGACCTTCGTCAAGATTATGCCCAAGGACTACAAGCGCATGATTTCCACGATCAAAAAGATGCATCAGGCCGGCATGACGGGGGAACAGGCTATCATGGCTGCCTTCGAAGAAAATGCCCGCGACACGTCCCGCGTGGGAGGAAATTAAATGAGCGCCTCAAAGACGGGCAGAAGCCGAAATCGCTGGGGGTCGCCAAACCCACGGGTTTCATGCGGTTCCAGCGGGAACTTCCGAAAGACGCGGACCCCGCGGAACGCATTCGCCATTGGGACGAATTTCACGAGCCTATGGCGGAAGAATCCCTCCGCCAACAGGGCGCCCGGTGCATGGACTGCGGCGTGCCCTTCTGCCACACCGGGAGCTTAATCGCCGGGATGGCCTCGGGCTGTCCGATCAACAATCTGATCCCAGAATGGAACGACCTGGTGTTCCGGGGGCTCTGGAAAGAGGCGCTGGAGCGCCTTCACAAGACCAACAACTTTCCGGAGTTCACGGGCCGGGTGTGCCCCGCGCCCTGCGAAGGGTCCTGCGTGCTGGGAATGTCGGAGCCCGCCGTGACGATCAAAAATATCGAAGCCTCCATCATCGATCGGGGTTTCGCCGAGGGATGGGTGAGGGCCGAACCGCCGAAGAAGCGAACGGGAAAGAAGGTGGCGGTGGTGGGATCGGGACCGGCCGGATTGTCCGCCGCGGCCCAATTGAATCGGGCGGGCCACGCCGTGACGGTGTTCGAGCGGGCGGACCGGGTCGGGGGCCTTCTGATGTACGGCATCCCCAACATGAAATTGGACAAGGACGTGGTTCAGCGTCGCGTGGATCTGATGGCCAAGGAAGGCGTCACGTTCCGCACGGGGACCGAAGTCGGAAAGGATTACCCGGCGGAGAAACTTCGCACGGAATTCGACGCCGTGGTTTTGGCCACGGGCGCCACCGTTCCCCGGAATCTCCCCGTTCCAGGGCGCGAGTTTACGGGAATTCATTTCGCCATGGAGTTTCTCCAGGCGAACACGAAAAGCCTGTTGGATTCCCATCACAAAGATTCTAAATT is a genomic window containing:
- a CDS encoding glutamate synthase subunit beta — translated: MRFQRELPKDADPAERIRHWDEFHEPMAEESLRQQGARCMDCGVPFCHTGSLIAGMASGCPINNLIPEWNDLVFRGLWKEALERLHKTNNFPEFTGRVCPAPCEGSCVLGMSEPAVTIKNIEASIIDRGFAEGWVRAEPPKKRTGKKVAVVGSGPAGLSAAAQLNRAGHAVTVFERADRVGGLLMYGIPNMKLDKDVVQRRVDLMAKEGVTFRTGTEVGKDYPAEKLRTEFDAVVLATGATVPRNLPVPGREFTGIHFAMEFLQANTKSLLDSHHKDSKFISAAGKDVIVIGGGDTGTDCVGTALRQGAKSIVQFEILPRSPDKRAPDNPWPQWPKIHRTDYGQEEAAAVFGEDPRQFLISTTRFLRGENSSHVKEVHTVQIQWAKNEKGAFVPVPVPGTERAWPAQLVLLAMGFLGPEEGLLTSLQVDRDERSNIKAQHGRFSTNIPGVFAAGDARRGQSLVVWAINEGRGAAREADRFLMGHTDLP